Proteins from a genomic interval of Blastocatellia bacterium:
- a CDS encoding tetratricopeptide repeat protein codes for MPSLHEAQSRHAAYYKEVLRKANSLYRKGGETLSLGLLLYESEWENIRAGQQWAEMEYERDAKAAQLCNSYPRAGGNLLSLRLHPRERVRWLEVAVKTAQLLQDTSSEMLHFSSLGKAYKDTSQFNKAIECHERALLIARELDEPHNEGVAIMNLGIVHQNIGDPRFAISFYERSLAIVRKIGDRRTEGNLLGNMGLAYAALSEMRRAVELYNERLAIARDLNDYRGEGTVLCNLGLAYVALGEYQLATTSCLEALKIARHIGNRRNECTALNNLGMAQIALGEYTRAVDYCKQALEIAENIGNRRCEYRSLSNLGIANFESSEYGLAIEFHERALKIAQEVGNRRNEGRTLSNLGIVYLKAGDIARAMDLNQKALLLAQDTHDRRGEAVALFNIAQAFYAFGERALAIINAETALVRFEQINHPKAAKVREQLAEWREQSGA; via the coding sequence ATGCCTAGTCTTCATGAAGCCCAATCACGACACGCCGCATATTATAAGGAGGTGCTGCGCAAAGCAAATAGCCTTTATAGAAAAGGCGGCGAAACTCTGAGTCTGGGTCTGCTTCTATACGAATCAGAATGGGAGAATATCAGAGCCGGACAACAGTGGGCTGAGATGGAGTATGAAAGAGATGCTAAGGCGGCACAGTTATGTAACTCTTACCCGCGTGCCGGAGGAAACCTGCTTTCGTTGCGCCTGCATCCTCGTGAACGAGTTCGCTGGCTTGAGGTAGCCGTTAAAACAGCTCAATTATTGCAAGATACATCGAGTGAGATGCTCCACTTTAGTAGCCTGGGGAAAGCGTACAAAGATACAAGCCAGTTCAATAAAGCCATTGAGTGTCACGAACGAGCCTTGCTAATAGCCCGTGAGTTAGACGAACCGCACAATGAAGGCGTTGCGATAATGAATTTGGGCATCGTTCATCAAAATATAGGTGACCCTAGATTCGCCATTAGCTTCTATGAGAGGAGTCTGGCAATTGTCCGCAAGATAGGTGACAGGCGCACTGAGGGTAATTTATTGGGTAACATGGGGCTTGCATACGCAGCATTGAGTGAGATGCGCCGCGCGGTAGAGCTTTATAACGAGCGTTTGGCTATTGCCCGTGACCTGAATGATTATAGAGGCGAAGGGACGGTATTATGTAACTTAGGTTTGGCATATGTTGCATTGGGTGAATATCAATTAGCTACTACATCCTGTTTGGAGGCTCTAAAGATTGCACGCCATATAGGTAATAGGCGTAACGAATGTACGGCGCTGAATAATCTAGGAATGGCTCAGATTGCGCTAGGTGAATACACCCGAGCTGTAGATTATTGTAAGCAAGCTCTAGAGATTGCTGAAAACATAGGAAATCGCCGGTGTGAATATCGCTCATTGAGTAACTTAGGGATAGCGAATTTTGAATCCAGTGAGTATGGTCTTGCGATTGAATTCCACGAGCGGGCGCTAAAAATTGCGCAGGAGGTTGGTAATAGGCGGAATGAAGGTAGAACATTATCTAACTTAGGCATTGTTTACTTGAAAGCCGGCGACATCGCCCGCGCTATGGATCTTAACCAAAAAGCCTTACTGCTGGCTCAAGACACTCACGACCGTCGCGGCGAAGCCGTCGCACTCTTTAATATAGCCCAAGCATTCTATGCTTTTGGAGAACGGGCGCTAGCGATTATTAATGCTGAGACTGCCCTTGTGCGTTTTGAGCAGATCAACCATCCTAAAGCCGCAAAGGTGCGTGAGCAGTTGGCTGAATGGCGAGAACAATCAGGTGCTTAG
- a CDS encoding CHAT domain-containing protein, with protein sequence MENEAVNEALLIQYLLGELDEEAMRKIEANFFIDEMAFDELQVAENELIDRYLAGTLSRHERHRFETFFLSSPGRKERLRFARILQKYISHNRVDGGRSRLERLYISRSRLRKLLVSPAGLAAAIALILGIVIGLWAVFYQSPHNKVLASLSNAYRDQRPFESRIVGLKYAPLLQERGSLEPFINRKERDRAELIALNEVADHPKAESYYSLGQVYLTEQKFDEAIEEFGKALVMDPNNAQINSDLGAALFERARRRASPNERPADLIQARAHFDKALEPDSSLLAARFNRGLWYEYMSLHEKAYQDWQTYLENDPNSKWADEIREKLKVSEQERNPPSRSKAEIFDDFIDAYKMRDDQRAWQAFNQSRARTGNVITEKLLDDFLALSEKPLSPEASREISTLLYAGELEAESAKDLFTKDLARFYKLTNPAQRKTLAQARALLKSAGDHFKLGEYEQAGGLFSNAERRFEQAGDSEEAVFAQIWQASCYLRTAPQRSLLILERLLPKLQEKRYRWLFAQALNSLADAHTSKRDFSEALRCAKQSLEISEEIGDLKGALRNLQLPVLVNQQCGDYLKSLGLILSAFDFARTLSLEPQELWTFYHQAASNLCSLGHPRIASDFQDQALGLAVASGMPLLKARSLGLSGLIHQKLGEYQQALDDIQLALAEAQKITGEKSRTNLIASSFLSLAEIYMESKNYTDALDYYNKAIQLHQRLDVDIYTFQAHKGKLSSLIELHDDDGASKEIEVALPAVEAYRPKIKEEHARNNFFDLAQSIYDLAIDFTQARLNDSARAFNYSEISHARSLLEMVGGTVQLIDEPGSPEIKLESSTRPLTLAEIRQRLPEQSQIVQYSVLDNKLLIWVISREDFHCEQQQIDVDELNGKIKKFWELVAKQKAGSSDEAIRYAQDLYTLLISPIEPFLDSRKQICIVPDKYLNYVPFTALMSANSNRYLIQDYMLELAPSSSIFIACTERAVDKEKIQLERLLSVGDPSFDRKQFDQLPYLTSAALEAEAISKYYSPAITLLREEATESRVKIATENANVIHFAAHYLIDDRSPMLSKLLLAEEPAHSDGDREPDGLLQAYEIYKLSLPQTRLVVLSGCQTGVEHFYRGEGAISFARPFIKAGVPVVVASLWPIETRSASELMVEFHRLRKQEGLSSVEALRAAQLKFIEDSDADHRNPYFWAPFTAIGGYARF encoded by the coding sequence ATGGAAAATGAAGCCGTAAATGAAGCGCTGTTAATTCAGTATCTGTTGGGTGAATTGGACGAGGAGGCTATGCGCAAGATTGAAGCCAATTTCTTTATAGACGAAATGGCGTTCGACGAACTCCAAGTCGCAGAGAATGAGTTAATAGATAGATATCTGGCAGGCACACTCTCTCGGCATGAGCGGCACAGGTTCGAAACCTTTTTTTTATCATCACCCGGCAGGAAGGAGAGACTGAGATTTGCCAGGATTCTTCAGAAGTACATTTCCCATAATAGGGTGGACGGGGGACGCTCCCGCCTTGAGCGGCTTTACATTTCACGATCACGCCTGCGTAAGCTCCTTGTCTCTCCAGCCGGACTTGCAGCCGCAATCGCCTTAATTCTGGGGATTGTCATTGGTTTATGGGCAGTGTTCTACCAATCCCCTCATAACAAAGTACTGGCCTCCCTCTCCAATGCCTACCGTGACCAACGGCCTTTTGAGTCACGCATAGTCGGACTAAAGTATGCGCCTCTGTTACAGGAGCGCGGAAGTCTGGAACCCTTTATTAACCGGAAGGAACGTGACCGTGCGGAGCTGATTGCGCTCAACGAGGTTGCTGATCACCCCAAGGCGGAATCTTACTACTCGCTGGGGCAAGTCTATCTCACCGAACAGAAGTTTGACGAAGCCATTGAGGAGTTCGGAAAGGCCCTGGTGATGGACCCGAACAACGCGCAGATTAATAGCGACCTCGGGGCAGCGTTATTCGAGCGGGCTCGCCGCCGCGCGAGCCCTAATGAGCGGCCTGCGGATTTGATACAAGCCCGTGCGCATTTTGATAAAGCGCTTGAGCCGGACAGTTCACTGCTAGCCGCGCGCTTCAATCGTGGCCTCTGGTACGAATACATGTCGCTGCATGAGAAAGCTTATCAAGATTGGCAGACCTACCTTGAGAATGACCCGAACTCTAAATGGGCAGACGAGATCCGGGAAAAATTAAAAGTAAGTGAGCAGGAGCGAAATCCGCCTTCACGAAGTAAGGCCGAGATATTCGATGATTTCATCGATGCTTATAAAATGAGGGATGATCAGAGGGCCTGGCAGGCATTTAACCAGAGCCGCGCTCGCACCGGAAATGTTATCACCGAAAAACTGCTTGACGATTTTCTCGCTTTATCAGAGAAGCCCCTCTCCCCTGAAGCCAGCCGTGAAATTTCAACCTTGTTATACGCCGGCGAGCTGGAAGCTGAATCGGCAAAAGATCTGTTTACAAAAGACCTGGCACGGTTTTATAAGCTAACGAATCCAGCCCAGCGCAAGACCCTTGCCCAAGCAAGAGCCTTGCTAAAGTCTGCCGGTGATCATTTCAAACTCGGCGAATACGAGCAAGCCGGCGGCCTTTTTTCAAATGCGGAGAGGCGATTTGAGCAGGCAGGTGATTCTGAGGAGGCCGTATTTGCGCAAATTTGGCAGGCTTCCTGCTACCTGCGCACAGCGCCGCAGCGTAGCCTGCTGATTCTTGAGCGGTTGTTGCCAAAGCTACAAGAGAAACGCTACAGATGGCTATTCGCTCAGGCCCTCAATTCCCTTGCTGATGCCCATACCAGTAAAAGAGATTTCTCGGAAGCCCTCAGGTGCGCTAAGCAGTCGCTTGAGATATCAGAAGAGATCGGGGACCTCAAGGGAGCGCTCAGGAACCTACAACTCCCTGTGCTGGTGAACCAGCAATGCGGTGACTATCTAAAATCTTTAGGACTGATTCTGAGCGCCTTTGATTTTGCCAGAACGTTGTCTCTAGAGCCTCAGGAGTTATGGACATTTTATCACCAGGCCGCTTCGAACCTTTGTTCGCTCGGTCACCCCAGGATCGCGAGCGATTTTCAAGACCAGGCGTTGGGATTGGCTGTCGCTTCCGGCATGCCGCTGTTGAAGGCGCGTTCGCTCGGGCTTTCGGGGCTGATCCATCAGAAGTTGGGAGAATACCAACAGGCGCTAGACGACATTCAACTGGCGCTTGCCGAGGCGCAGAAGATCACCGGGGAAAAGAGCAGAACCAATCTCATCGCCAGCTCATTCCTGAGCCTGGCAGAGATTTACATGGAATCCAAGAATTATACCGACGCGCTGGATTATTATAATAAAGCGATCCAACTTCACCAGAGGCTGGATGTAGACATTTACACCTTTCAAGCCCACAAGGGAAAACTCTCCTCTCTCATCGAATTGCATGATGACGATGGGGCGAGCAAAGAGATAGAGGTGGCTCTACCCGCTGTCGAGGCGTATCGGCCTAAGATTAAAGAGGAGCATGCCAGGAATAACTTTTTTGACCTCGCCCAGAGCATCTATGATTTGGCAATAGACTTTACCCAGGCGCGCTTGAATGACTCGGCGCGGGCCTTCAATTATTCCGAGATCAGCCACGCACGGTCGTTATTAGAGATGGTGGGTGGGACCGTTCAGTTGATTGATGAGCCGGGGAGCCCGGAAATAAAACTCGAATCCAGTACGCGCCCCTTAACCCTGGCTGAGATCAGGCAGCGCCTGCCTGAGCAATCACAGATTGTGCAGTATTCGGTTCTCGACAACAAGCTTCTGATCTGGGTGATTTCCAGGGAGGATTTTCATTGCGAGCAGCAGCAAATAGATGTAGACGAGCTGAATGGAAAGATCAAAAAGTTTTGGGAACTGGTCGCAAAACAAAAGGCGGGCAGTAGCGACGAAGCGATCCGTTACGCGCAAGACTTATACACCCTGCTGATAAGTCCTATTGAACCCTTTCTAGACAGCCGGAAACAGATTTGTATTGTTCCCGACAAATACCTCAATTACGTGCCGTTCACCGCGTTGATGTCGGCGAATTCTAACAGGTACTTGATCCAAGATTACATGCTTGAATTAGCCCCCAGTTCCAGCATTTTTATTGCTTGTACCGAGCGCGCGGTTGACAAGGAAAAAATACAGCTGGAGAGGTTACTCTCGGTAGGCGACCCATCGTTCGACCGGAAACAATTTGATCAGCTACCTTATTTGACTTCCGCCGCTTTAGAAGCCGAAGCGATATCAAAGTACTACAGCCCGGCCATCACGCTTTTGCGAGAGGAGGCGACGGAAAGCCGGGTTAAAATTGCAACGGAAAACGCTAACGTTATTCATTTCGCCGCTCATTACTTAATCGATGATCGATCACCGATGCTCTCGAAGCTGCTGCTGGCCGAGGAACCGGCGCACTCGGATGGAGACCGGGAACCGGATGGGCTTCTGCAAGCCTACGAAATATACAAACTGAGCCTGCCACAGACCCGGCTAGTTGTCCTTTCAGGCTGCCAAACCGGAGTTGAGCACTTCTACCGAGGCGAGGGGGCGATCAGTTTCGCCCGCCCCTTCATAAAGGCTGGCGTCCCGGTCGTGGTTGCCAGCCTCTGGCCGATTGAAACCCGCTCCGCGAGTGAACTGATGGTTGAATTCCACAGGCTACGCAAACAAGAAGGGCTGTCTTCGGTCGAGGCACTAAGGGCCGCCCAACTGAAGTTCATTGAGGACTCAGATGCTGATCACCGGAACCCATATTTCTGGGCTCCATTCACCGCCATCGGCGGTTACGCCAGATTTTGA
- a CDS encoding S8 family serine peptidase, whose amino-acid sequence MRKNQLEIQVTDEDSNAIECATVIVNPQAKGPTVEAEFDDLRMVYFVEDLRPGFFEVDVSHPQYQREVRVVQVHPRPTRVRFLLMPLNARAAADNDVGIIFASAEIAKQGALEDLRALFKQIGKVPDWLPAAPENLAFSKVVIPPITEITIPPDHSFIDGLQRLRESQYVAAAGQFFYKSDSSFIIFTDKLKVSFRPEVPLDEITEILEQQGLTILEAMSFAPNLFLVKAETSIRADEIKQKSTDLLRSASVNAAEPNFAQWPGQDSYAPNDFLWPACWDRHLVCVEEAWEELSEIDPEFRFGRPEIIIAVVDSGIKSRDGDAEHPDLRGMVSNNTKKVTEFFDFSNMVPNNDCPAATDAFLQLTEREDECSGSAHGVKCAGIAAASADNPVEGQEVALGLAGAAPNVRLMGIIFPFDDALLAQTFDWAAGQPTRSSAAGFPGPAKEGADVITCSIPFGEGAPIPVDIQAMLDHITRCGRKGKGCIAIFSAGDFPRDIFTDRPYGAYEKAFSCAASTLDEQGNEVRAQYSGWGEVAWCVPSSSDEQRVHNPPKCYAVYSTCFLGAGDVPAFPEFSTSLSNDVSGGGPPSIFVQDVGPLKRDDSILIGNPGVERTENTKITADPNPATGEIKVQVLKNDHYKDEPVFSGPNDYTSRFGETSAAAPLSAGICALVLSANPDLTWVEAREILRSTACKIDQGNIKDDPIAPWFDEDGCHIGQFGKPAVRSNGYGYGRLNAYEAVKAARAYKFTRDLMIRKNLRDTGRRPTAPSVHSPDIWVRNADPAIDYGALPGRFDIPGPHQDPVRSKERWIYARIKNRGSEASLDAWVRFYLALSEVEEFPFPESWEPRNGTGNLTRTDWELGTYFIGEVALPTIQAGANLIVNMPWPQEMLPIRCVSSHGTWAFYLLVEITPQDGPLKGIQVHNNNNLAVKVISVVD is encoded by the coding sequence ATGAGAAAGAATCAATTGGAAATCCAGGTGACCGATGAAGACAGCAATGCCATTGAATGCGCAACGGTCATCGTCAACCCCCAGGCGAAAGGGCCGACAGTCGAAGCCGAATTCGATGATTTGCGAATGGTCTATTTCGTCGAAGACCTCAGGCCCGGTTTTTTTGAAGTGGACGTGTCTCATCCGCAGTACCAGCGTGAGGTGCGGGTGGTGCAAGTGCATCCCAGGCCAACCCGTGTGAGATTTTTGCTCATGCCGCTCAACGCCAGGGCCGCCGCCGACAACGACGTCGGCATTATCTTTGCGTCCGCGGAGATCGCAAAGCAAGGCGCGCTAGAGGACTTGCGCGCCTTGTTTAAGCAAATTGGGAAAGTCCCCGACTGGTTGCCCGCCGCGCCAGAGAATCTGGCTTTCAGCAAGGTGGTGATTCCGCCGATCACAGAAATAACTATCCCGCCGGACCACTCTTTCATAGACGGTCTGCAAAGGTTAAGAGAAAGTCAATATGTCGCGGCGGCTGGGCAGTTCTTCTATAAATCCGACAGCTCATTTATCATCTTCACTGACAAGCTCAAGGTAAGCTTTCGGCCTGAAGTTCCACTCGACGAGATAACCGAGATTCTTGAGCAACAAGGGCTGACTATCCTGGAAGCCATGTCGTTTGCGCCTAACCTGTTTCTCGTCAAAGCAGAGACTTCAATCCGCGCCGATGAGATCAAGCAAAAATCGACTGACCTTTTGAGGTCAGCCTCGGTGAACGCCGCCGAGCCGAACTTCGCTCAGTGGCCGGGGCAGGATAGCTATGCTCCAAACGATTTTCTCTGGCCTGCATGCTGGGACCGCCATCTCGTATGCGTAGAGGAAGCCTGGGAAGAACTCTCCGAGATTGATCCTGAATTTCGGTTTGGGCGGCCCGAGATCATTATTGCCGTCGTTGACTCGGGGATAAAATCACGCGATGGGGATGCAGAACATCCTGATCTCCGTGGCATGGTCTCTAACAATACGAAAAAGGTCACCGAGTTCTTTGACTTTTCGAATATGGTCCCCAACAATGACTGCCCTGCCGCAACAGATGCCTTCCTTCAGCTTACAGAGCGAGAAGATGAATGTAGTGGAAGCGCACACGGAGTTAAGTGCGCTGGCATCGCCGCTGCTTCAGCAGATAACCCTGTGGAGGGCCAGGAGGTCGCTCTTGGCTTGGCGGGAGCCGCCCCCAACGTGCGGTTGATGGGAATTATTTTCCCTTTCGATGATGCGCTACTTGCGCAGACATTCGACTGGGCAGCCGGTCAGCCTACGCGGTCTAGTGCCGCGGGCTTCCCCGGCCCGGCGAAAGAAGGGGCAGATGTGATTACCTGCTCTATCCCTTTTGGAGAGGGAGCGCCAATCCCCGTTGACATCCAGGCAATGTTAGACCATATCACCCGTTGCGGTCGTAAGGGAAAGGGCTGTATAGCGATTTTCTCCGCTGGTGATTTTCCAAGGGATATTTTTACAGATAGACCTTATGGGGCCTACGAAAAGGCATTCTCCTGTGCGGCATCCACACTCGATGAGCAGGGAAACGAGGTCAGGGCTCAATACAGTGGATGGGGAGAGGTCGCCTGGTGCGTCCCCAGTTCTTCAGATGAGCAAAGAGTTCACAACCCACCCAAGTGCTACGCGGTGTATAGCACATGCTTTCTCGGAGCAGGGGACGTGCCTGCCTTTCCTGAGTTCAGCACCAGCTTGTCAAACGATGTGAGTGGAGGAGGTCCTCCTTCCATCTTTGTCCAGGATGTGGGACCTCTCAAGCGAGACGATAGTATCTTGATTGGCAACCCCGGAGTCGAACGCACCGAAAACACTAAAATCACCGCCGACCCGAACCCGGCAACAGGCGAGATCAAGGTGCAGGTGTTAAAGAATGATCACTACAAGGATGAGCCTGTCTTTTCCGGTCCCAATGATTATACGAGCCGGTTCGGTGAAACCTCTGCGGCGGCCCCGCTCTCGGCGGGCATCTGCGCGCTCGTGCTCTCGGCCAACCCGGACTTGACCTGGGTCGAGGCGAGAGAGATTCTCCGCTCCACAGCCTGCAAGATTGATCAGGGCAATATCAAGGATGATCCAATCGCTCCATGGTTTGACGAAGATGGCTGTCACATTGGTCAATTCGGCAAGCCGGCGGTGCGCAGCAACGGCTATGGCTATGGCAGGCTGAATGCCTACGAGGCGGTCAAGGCGGCACGGGCTTATAAGTTCACCAGGGACTTGATGATTCGCAAAAACTTGCGCGATACCGGAAGAAGGCCAACTGCGCCTTCGGTCCACAGCCCTGACATCTGGGTTCGCAATGCCGACCCGGCAATTGATTATGGCGCCTTACCGGGCCGTTTTGACATTCCCGGCCCGCACCAGGACCCGGTGAGAAGCAAGGAGCGGTGGATATATGCCCGCATCAAGAATCGCGGAAGTGAGGCAAGTCTCGACGCATGGGTACGCTTTTATCTGGCCTTGTCAGAAGTTGAGGAATTCCCATTTCCTGAAAGCTGGGAGCCGCGAAATGGCACGGGCAATCTGACCCGCACGGATTGGGAGCTGGGGACTTATTTCATTGGTGAAGTCGCCCTGCCCACTATACAAGCGGGAGCGAATCTTATCGTGAATATGCCATGGCCGCAGGAGATGCTGCCGATTCGTTGCGTTTCATCTCATGGGACCTGGGCGTTCTACCTGTTGGTGGAGATTACTCCTCAGGATGGGCCTCTCAAGGGGATTCAGGTTCATAACAACAACAACCTGGCCGTTAAGGTCATTTCAGTCGTAGACTGA
- a CDS encoding M20/M25/M40 family metallo-hydrolase: protein MRKYAAPFLSLALLVGSLPALAQEPADINAQIRKEAAEHSQIMRTMHFLTDLYGPRLTGSPNHKAAAEWAAKQMTAWGLANAHLEAWDFGHPGWLNEKLTAHLVSPVKDPLVCEALAWTPSTSGTVMAQAYQMILPDKPTPEELTAYLTTQKEKVKGKIVLAGKHQLVKVTIDPAPRRLDDKAAKERYDANSTSQPQRPQPPVPDPTKLTGRQIDEQLDRFLIASGALLRVNDSGMDHGEVRAFNNRTFDLAKALPTVVMRNEDYGRITRLLADGTPVELEFNIVNHVYPEGKTSYNVVAELPGTDKKDEIVMLGGHLDSWHSATGATDNAIGCAVMMEALRVLKSIGVKPRRTIRVALWGGEEQGLLGSQAYVKEHFGSFESPKPEFNKLVAYFNIDSGTGRARGAGVFGPPEAAAIMREALAPFADLGVAGAIATKSRVLGGSDNTSFSQAGLPGIGMGQDPIEYLSVTWHTNLDTYERIIEDDAKISATVIAAAVYELAMRDEMLPRFTKEAMPPLPQTPATQPAQPAPPRAATPSKQ from the coding sequence ATGCGAAAATATGCCGCGCCATTCTTGTCTCTCGCACTCCTCGTCGGCTCGCTGCCGGCGCTGGCGCAAGAACCTGCCGACATCAACGCGCAGATTCGCAAAGAAGCTGCCGAGCACTCGCAGATCATGCGCACGATGCACTTTCTCACAGACCTCTATGGCCCGCGCCTGACCGGCTCGCCGAATCACAAGGCCGCCGCCGAGTGGGCCGCCAAACAGATGACCGCCTGGGGCCTGGCGAATGCCCACCTCGAAGCCTGGGACTTTGGCCATCCCGGCTGGCTCAACGAGAAGTTGACGGCGCATCTGGTTTCGCCCGTCAAAGACCCGCTCGTATGCGAAGCCCTGGCGTGGACGCCAAGCACCAGCGGCACGGTCATGGCTCAGGCTTATCAGATGATCCTGCCCGACAAGCCGACGCCGGAAGAGCTGACCGCCTACCTCACCACGCAGAAGGAGAAGGTCAAAGGGAAGATCGTGCTGGCCGGCAAGCACCAGCTCGTCAAGGTGACGATTGATCCCGCGCCGCGTCGGCTCGACGATAAGGCGGCAAAGGAACGTTATGACGCGAACAGCACCAGCCAGCCGCAGCGCCCGCAGCCGCCGGTCCCAGACCCAACAAAACTGACCGGCAGGCAGATCGATGAACAGCTCGACCGCTTCCTGATTGCAAGCGGTGCGCTCCTGCGCGTCAACGACTCTGGCATGGATCACGGCGAGGTGCGCGCTTTCAACAACCGCACCTTTGATCTCGCGAAGGCGCTGCCGACGGTGGTGATGCGCAACGAAGATTACGGGCGGATCACGCGCCTGCTCGCCGACGGCACGCCGGTCGAGCTGGAATTCAACATCGTCAACCATGTCTATCCCGAAGGCAAAACCTCTTACAACGTCGTCGCCGAGCTGCCGGGCACGGATAAGAAGGACGAGATTGTCATGCTCGGCGGCCATCTCGATTCGTGGCACTCGGCGACCGGCGCGACGGACAACGCCATCGGCTGCGCCGTGATGATGGAAGCGCTGCGCGTCTTAAAATCGATTGGCGTCAAGCCGCGCCGCACCATCCGCGTCGCCTTGTGGGGCGGCGAAGAGCAGGGCCTGCTCGGCTCGCAGGCTTACGTCAAAGAACACTTCGGCTCGTTTGAAAGTCCGAAGCCTGAGTTCAACAAGCTAGTGGCTTATTTCAACATCGATTCAGGCACAGGACGGGCGCGCGGCGCCGGCGTCTTCGGCCCGCCCGAAGCCGCGGCGATCATGCGCGAAGCCCTCGCGCCATTCGCCGATCTCGGCGTCGCCGGCGCGATTGCGACCAAGAGCCGCGTGCTGGGCGGTTCGGACAACACATCATTCAGTCAGGCGGGCCTGCCCGGCATCGGCATGGGACAAGACCCGATTGAATACTTGAGCGTGACGTGGCACACCAACCTCGACACCTATGAGCGGATCATCGAAGACGATGCCAAGATTTCGGCGACGGTGATCGCGGCGGCGGTCTATGAATTGGCCATGCGCGACGAGATGCTGCCGCGCTTCACCAAAGAAGCGATGCCGCCGCTGCCGCAGACGCCGGCCACACAGCCCGCGCAGCCCGCGCCGCCGCGCGCCGCCACGCCATCAAAGCAGTAG
- a CDS encoding DUF1990 domain-containing protein → MPPKTRCSKACGSSAAREAAIAPMFHFSQPSAEQVRQFLAAQSQQAFSYRETGMTRGPAPAGYQCDHNRTRLGSGAQVFADAVAALRRWQMFNLGWLALFPAAAPIEVDVTVCVRVRHYGFWSLNGCRIVYLIDEDGPVKRYGFAYGTLAAHAERGEERFTVEWHRRDDAVWYDILAYSQPRHALARLARPLARRLQKRFARDSQQAMRRIR, encoded by the coding sequence GACGCGCTGCTCGAAAGCGTGCGGCAGCAGCGCCGCTCGTGAAGCGGCCATCGCGCCTATGTTTCACTTCTCGCAACCATCCGCCGAGCAGGTCAGGCAATTTCTGGCGGCGCAAAGCCAACAAGCATTCTCTTACCGAGAGACTGGCATGACGCGCGGCCCTGCGCCGGCAGGTTATCAATGCGACCACAACCGCACGCGGCTGGGCAGTGGCGCGCAGGTCTTTGCCGATGCCGTGGCCGCCTTACGCCGCTGGCAGATGTTCAACCTCGGCTGGCTTGCGCTCTTCCCCGCCGCCGCGCCGATTGAGGTTGATGTGACAGTCTGCGTCCGCGTGCGCCATTACGGCTTCTGGTCGCTGAACGGCTGTCGCATCGTTTACCTGATTGACGAGGACGGCCCGGTCAAACGTTATGGCTTCGCCTACGGCACACTGGCCGCGCACGCCGAGCGCGGCGAAGAGCGTTTCACTGTCGAATGGCATCGCCGTGACGACGCGGTCTGGTACGACATTCTCGCTTACTCGCAGCCGCGTCATGCGCTGGCGCGGCTCGCCCGTCCGTTGGCGCGGCGGCTGCAAAAGCGTTTCGCGCGCGACTCGCAGCAAGCCATGCGCCGCATAAGATAA